TCTGTACGCAATGTGCAGCTTTGCCGATCCCCCTCACCCTTTTCTGGTATGCCGCAGACTTTGAGCTATCTCCCAGCGGAGGAGAGGGACTTCAAGCCTCTCTTGCTCCCCTTCTCCCGACTTGAGAGAAGGGGTTGGGGGATGAGGGCAGTTTGCAAGCTGCACATCGCGTTATCTGTATCAGTCAGACCTGCTCCGGTCACACCTGCTTCGGTCATTCCCGCTTAATTCGCATCTGTCCTAAGTTGCATCTGTGTTTAACACACGTTCACGCAAGAGACATCCTTGAATTCAGTTGCAGTTTCAATGTTTACATTTCTCAACAAAGTGCAGCATAGTCCATTTGGCGGAATCTGGCAAAATCGCCAGCCGTGTCAGCCGATGGGTGCATAGCCCGTTTACCATGCCATCAACAGCACGCCCACCCGACCTGCTTTTACCTACGAACTCATTCCAAAAAAGGATTTAGTTTTTGGCGTTTCATGCCATGCTTTCTTCAGCATTGTGATCGGCACTGTCCGCCGTCTTGACTCATCTCGGCTTATGCCAGGTTCTCACTCCGATATCGACCTCGCCGCGTTTATTGATCAGGCGCTGCTCAGCCCAGTGGCCACGTCTGAGCAAGTGGCCGAGTGTTGCGAAGCCGCTGACCGCTTCAAGTTTGCAGCAGTGTGCGTGTTTCCGGCGCATGTCCGGCAGGCGGTGTCTCTGCTGCACCACAAATCGCCCCAAGTCTGCACCGTGATTGGCTTTCCGACGGGTGCGTCTACCTCTGCGACCAAGCTTTATGAAGCTCAAGAAGCCGTCGAAAATGGCGCAACTGAACTGGATGTGGTAATCAACCTGGGCTGGCTGCGGGAAGGCAAAACCGACGCGCTGCACCGAGAACTGGCGGAAATTTGCGAGGCAACGGGGCAAACGGTCAAGGCAATTCTGGAATTGGGCCTGCTAACTCCGACAGAAAAGCGGCTGGCGGCAGAGATTTGTATGGATGCGGGAGCCGCCTATTTGAAAACCAGCACGGGCTGGAATGGGGGGGCAACGGTTGCCGATGTGCGCCTGCTGAAGGAGATCGTGCGCGATCGCATTGGCATCAAAGCCTCCGGCGGCATCCGCACGGCCCAGCAGGCCCTTGACCTGATCCGGGCAGGAGCCACCCGCATCGGCACCTCTCGCGGCCCAGAGTTGGTTCAGCAGTTTGATACCCTGGATCGAGGCGCTTCGGGAGGGAGCGACGAAAGGTGAAGTAACGGATTACCTGAGCTTTTATTCCCCTCCATACGCCACTCCCCTGCCCCCCATCACTCCCTCCCTCTCCCCATGAGCGGCACTTACAAAACCGTTGGAATCAACCTCAAAGGAATGCCGATGGGCGAGAGCGATCGCCTCCTGACCGTGCTGACTCGCGAACACGGGCTGATTCGGTTGGTGGCTCCCGGATCGCGTAAACACGAGTCCAGCCTGCGGGGACGCAGCGGCCTGTTTGTGGTAAACCAACTGCTGATTGCCAAGGGACGGACGCTAGACAAGATTATTCAGGCAGAAGGGATCGAGGCTTTCACGGGGCTGAGCCAGGATTTGCGAAAGCTCACCGCTGGGCAATATCTGGCAGAATTGGCACTTTGTCAGGCACTCAGCAACCAGCCGCAGGATGAACTGTTTACCCAGCTCAGTGAGTCCCTGCGCCGCATCGAGCAGTTGCCTGCTAGCGTCACCCTGCTTTGTTTGGTGCAAGCGACCTACCAGTTGCTAACACTAGCGGGCGTTGCGCCGCAGGTTCATACTTGTTGCGTGACTCAGCAGCCGATTGTGCCACCCGATGGGGTGAGTCCTGAGGGAAGGGGTGACTCAGAGGTTGAGGGATGGCGGGCAGGATTTCACGCAGCGGCCGGCGGGGTCGTGTCCTGGGAGGTGCTGTCCCGCCTAGAGCCTGGGGAGATTCTCTCTGAAAATCCATCTGAAAATCCGCAGGATTCGCAAAATCCGCATAACCCTGCCCTAGCATCGACGGCCGCTGTGCTTGAGAATAGAGAGAGCCTGAATGCTGCTGTTCGCCCCAAGCCAAAGCCTATTAAAAAGGTCAAAGCATCCGGCGATTCTATGACTCCCGCAGCAAAAGGCCGCGCTACGCTGGCAGAACCGGAAGGACGATATGCGATCGCCCGCTCCCTGCCCAAATCCACTGCTGGATCTCGCCTGGGTACGCCCATCTCGTCCGCTGAGCTTGCGGCTTTGCAGCGCCTGAGTGATCCGGAGTTGCTTTCCATGTGGATGCAGGCAAACTGGATGCAGACAAACGGGTTGCCAGCGCCCGCTTCCCTGTCGGCTTATAAGACCCCAGAGGAAGTCTGGCTGCGGGTGGAGCGGCTGCTGCGCCACTATGCCCAGTACCATTTTGACCGCCCGATTCAGTCAGCCGCCCTGATCGAAACCTGCTTTGCGGCTGTTTCGCCCTCGTCCTGTTTACCTACGCAAGATGCAACGGATTGATCCTGACCTGGTTCCTCTGCGGATGATCGCTTCTGATCAAGCGGGCGATCGCCCCCAGCCGCTCACCACTGCTGAGCGGCACAGTCCCAATAGCTATCGAGGCCAGGTCGGACAGTGGGAATCCTCTACACCCGATGATCCGTCACCCCTCCAGAACACGGCGAAAAATGGCAAGTTGCCGGAGAATGGCCAGTCTTCTCAAAATGGCAAGGCGGCGGATACCCCTGATTTTGCCCTGCCTGAACCCTCGGCTGCGTCTCTGCTGGAAACCAGCCCAGAACCCAGCGGACACCAAGCCGACGAACCTGCCAAACCGGGCGCTGTCACTATCCACGCGGGAAAATCTATAGGAGACGACTCTCAGGACTCCGACACGCCAGAATCGGAGCGCGGCTTTTTGCCCGTGCTGCGAAACCGCAACTTTTTGGCGCTGTGGAGTGGGCAGGTGTTTTCCCAGCTTGCCGACAAGGTCTACCTGGTGCTAATGATCATGCTCATCACCAGCCGCTTTCAGTCTGCGGGGCAAACGGTGAGCGGCTGGGTGTCGTCGGTGATGGTGGCGTTCACCATTCCGGCGGTGCTGTTTGGCTCGGTAGCTGGCGTGTTTGTCGATCATTGGTCTAAAAAAGCCGTGCTGGTGGCGACGAACCTGCTGCGGGGCGGACTGGTGCTAGTATTGCCGCCGCTGCTGTGGATTTCTCAGGGCTGGTCGCCACTGGCGGGCATTCCGGTTGGCTTTTTGGCGCTGCTGAGCGTGACGTTTCTGGTGTCCACGCTGACGCAATTTTTCGCCCCGGCAGAGCAGGCGGCGATTCCCATGCTGGTAGAGCGCAAGCATCTGCTGTCTGCCAATTCGCTCTATACGACCACCATGATGGCATCGGTGATCGTTGGGTTTGCCGTGGGGGAACCGCTGCTGGCGCTGGCCGATGGGGCGATCGCCCACGTTGCGTCCCAGTTTGGGCTAACCCTGAACATCGGCAAGGAACTCATTGTTGGTCTAAGCTACGCCCTGGCAGGCCTGCTGCTGCTGCTGATCCAGCCGCACGAAACCATTGACCAGTCCAAAGACGACCTGCCCCCCGTCTGGGAAAACATCCGCGACGGGCTGCGCTATCTGAAACAGCAACGGCGAGTGCGGGCGGCGCTGATCCAGCTCATTGTGCTGTTCTCTATTTTTGCGGCGCTGGCAGTGCTGGCGGTGCGGCTGGCGGAGGTGATGCCCGCCATCAAGTCATCGCAGTTTGGCTTCTTGCTGGCGGCGGGTGGGGTCGGCATGGCGCTGGGCGCAGTGACTCTGGGGCATTCGGGCATGCGCCTGCGGAGACATCGCCTCAGCCTCTACGGGGCGCTGGGCATGGGTGCAGCCCTGGCGGCGCTGTCCTTCTTTACGCAGCAGTTGGTGCCGACGCTGCTGCTGCTGGTGCTGTTTGGCGCTTGCGCGGCGATCGTGGCGATTCCGCTGCAAACGGTGATTCAAGAAGAAACGCCAGAAGAGATGCGGGGCAAGGTGTTTGGGCTGCAAAATAACGCGGTGAACATTGCCCTCAGTCTGCCGCTGGCGCTGGCGGGCGTGGCAGAAACGCTACTAGGGCTGCGAGTAGTGTTTCTGGGGCTGGCCGCAGTGGCGATCGCCGCAGGTGTCCTCACCCAATCCGTCGGCGGCTCCGATCCTGCCACCGTATCGCAAACGATTAAATGATGATTAAATTCTTGTATTCATACCCCAACTTTTCTCAATTATTCTTTCGATAAGTTGAATGCATATTGCTTGGCTTGGCAAAAAATCTCCTTTCTGTGGCAATGTCACCTACGGGCGCGAAGTCACAAACGCGCTCCTAGAGAGGGGGCATCAGGTTAGCTTTCTCCACTTTGCCCAGGAGGAATTCCCTCCAGAATCTCAGGCAGAGCCTCCGGAGGAAATCCAGGAAGAACTTCAAGAAGTCTCCATTCCCTGTCTCTACAAGTCACAGATCTACACCATTCCCTCGCCCAAGTCGAGCAAAGTGCTGACCCAGGCGCTCCAGCGGCTCAAACCCGACCTAGTTCATGCGTCTCTGACGCTCTCGCCGCTGGATTTTGTGCTGCCAGAAATTTGCGAAGAGCTAAACCTACCGCTAGTCTCCACATTTCACCCACCCTTTGACCGCAAGCGTCGCAACCTGACATCGGGCACCCAGCACTTGATGTATCAGCTCTACGCGCCATTTCTGGCCCACTACCACCGGGTCATCATCTTCTCTGAAATTCAGCGCGAATTGCTGGTGCGGCTGGGAGTTCCGGATAACCGTTTGGCGGTGATTCCCAACGGCGTAGACGTGGAGAAATATTCACCCGGCCCATCGAACATCAAAGCAGAATTGGATGCCCGTCGCCTGTTTGTTTACCAGGGGCGCATCGCAACCGAAAAGAATGTAGAAGCGCTGCTCAAGGCATGGAAACAGTCGGAAATGCCCCCCGGCAGTAAGTTGGCGATCGTGGGCAATGGGCCGCTTGCGCCGACGCTGCGCCCGTTTTATGGCGAAGATCTGGGCATCGTGTGGCTGGGCTTTGTTGCCAATGAGCAGCGGCGTATTGAAATCCTGCGGGGAGCCGATGTGTTCATTCTGCCTTCTCTAGTGGAAGGTCTGTCGCTGTCGCTGCTGGAGGCCATGGCCTGCGGGGTCGCCTGCATGGCAACGGATGCCGGGGCCGATGGCGAAGTGCTGGAGGCAGGCGCGGGCATCGTCCTCAGCACTCAGCGCGTGCTGTCTCAGTTGCAAACGCTGCTGCCGCTGTTTGGCGATCATCCCGAAATGACGTTGCTGCTGGGGCAAAAGGCCCGCCAGCGCGTGCTAGATCGCTATACCCTCAGCCGTAACATCAGCCGACTCGAAGATCTGTATCGACAGGTGCTAGCCCAGCATCGAACTCAGCTGATCTCGTCGCCCCCGTCGATTCAGCGAAACTGGTACAGCCACTAGACAGCCACTTGTCTGCTCAGTCCTCTTGACTTTATTGCATCAGAATCATTTCAGAAATTCTCTGTGCTATGATGGGAAAGCGCAATTTGGGCCTAGAGGGGTTGCTGCTGCGGCTGGGTGTGCCTTGGATAGGCTAAGCAGGGATAAAAAACGTTTAGAGTGATTCTGCACTCTGACTTATTCTGTCTCTCTTTGCAATCTGGTGTGAAGCGCTCTGACGCTGGTAGGCAGGTCGTCCGCTCTGGAAGATGCGCGTTTTTCTCCATCTATTCCCCGTTCAGGCAAGGAGTGTGATCGTGGCAGAGAAAAAAGAGGAAACGGCTCAGGATGTCGTCAAGTCTGCGGAGACGAAGCCTGCAAAGGGGGCTGACTCAAAGGCGATCGCCGAAAAATCAGGGTTTAACATTTCTGAGTTCCTCAAAGGAACCAAAGAAGAATTGGATAAGGTCGTCTGGCCGAGCCGCCAGCAGTTGGTCAGTGAATCGCTTGCCGTCATCCTGATGGTGACCCTCTCCGCTACGATCATTTATCTATTTGATAATTTCTTCATCTGGGCTGCCGGAAAGGTGTTCTAAGGGGGTTCTGAATCATGCTTGCATCGGATGAGTCAGACAATCTGCTGTCTGTTGAGGAAGAAGCCGCCAATACCGAGCATTACGAAGATGAGTCGTCGCCCCGTGGAACGCCCCGTTGGTATGCCGTCCAGGTTGCCTCAGGCTGCGAAAACCGGGTCAAGATGAACTTGGAGCAGCGAATCGAGACGCTCGATGTAGCCGATCGCATTCTCCAAATTGAGATTCCCCAAACGCCAATCCTAAAGCCGCAAAAGGGCAACAAACCCAAAGAGGCAGCAGAAAAAGTGTTTCCGGGATATGTCCTGATCCGCATGGTGATGGATGACGAAGCATGGCAGGTCGTGAAAAACACGCCCAACGTCATTAACTTCGTTGGCGCAGAGCAGAAGCGCCGCTATGGACGGGGGCGCGGGCATGTTAAGCCAATGCCGCTCGGTCATTCGGAGGTAGAGAGAATCTTCAAGCGTGCCCAAGAGCAAAAGCCAGTCGTCAAAATTGATATGGCGGCTGGGGACAAGATCGTGGTCTTGTCGGGGCCGTTTAAGGATTTTGAAGGTGAGGTGATTGAGGTCAGCCCAGAGCGCAGCAAGCTCAAGGCACTGCTCTCAATCTTCGGGCGAGATACCCCGGTCGAGTTGGAATTTAACCAGGTTCAAAAGCAGAGTTAGTGGGGCAATGGCAAAAAAGGTAGTCGCGATTATTAAACTGGCAATTGATGCAGGCAAAGCAAACCCTGCGCCGCCGATCGGCCCTGCGCTGGGTCAGCACGGGGTCAATATCA
The Thermoleptolyngbya sichuanensis A183 DNA segment above includes these coding regions:
- the deoC gene encoding deoxyribose-phosphate aldolase; protein product: MPGSHSDIDLAAFIDQALLSPVATSEQVAECCEAADRFKFAAVCVFPAHVRQAVSLLHHKSPQVCTVIGFPTGASTSATKLYEAQEAVENGATELDVVINLGWLREGKTDALHRELAEICEATGQTVKAILELGLLTPTEKRLAAEICMDAGAAYLKTSTGWNGGATVADVRLLKEIVRDRIGIKASGGIRTAQQALDLIRAGATRIGTSRGPELVQQFDTLDRGASGGSDER
- the recO gene encoding DNA repair protein RecO; this encodes MSGTYKTVGINLKGMPMGESDRLLTVLTREHGLIRLVAPGSRKHESSLRGRSGLFVVNQLLIAKGRTLDKIIQAEGIEAFTGLSQDLRKLTAGQYLAELALCQALSNQPQDELFTQLSESLRRIEQLPASVTLLCLVQATYQLLTLAGVAPQVHTCCVTQQPIVPPDGVSPEGRGDSEVEGWRAGFHAAAGGVVSWEVLSRLEPGEILSENPSENPQDSQNPHNPALASTAAVLENRESLNAAVRPKPKPIKKVKASGDSMTPAAKGRATLAEPEGRYAIARSLPKSTAGSRLGTPISSAELAALQRLSDPELLSMWMQANWMQTNGLPAPASLSAYKTPEEVWLRVERLLRHYAQYHFDRPIQSAALIETCFAAVSPSSCLPTQDATD
- a CDS encoding MFS transporter, which produces MIASDQAGDRPQPLTTAERHSPNSYRGQVGQWESSTPDDPSPLQNTAKNGKLPENGQSSQNGKAADTPDFALPEPSAASLLETSPEPSGHQADEPAKPGAVTIHAGKSIGDDSQDSDTPESERGFLPVLRNRNFLALWSGQVFSQLADKVYLVLMIMLITSRFQSAGQTVSGWVSSVMVAFTIPAVLFGSVAGVFVDHWSKKAVLVATNLLRGGLVLVLPPLLWISQGWSPLAGIPVGFLALLSVTFLVSTLTQFFAPAEQAAIPMLVERKHLLSANSLYTTTMMASVIVGFAVGEPLLALADGAIAHVASQFGLTLNIGKELIVGLSYALAGLLLLLIQPHETIDQSKDDLPPVWENIRDGLRYLKQQRRVRAALIQLIVLFSIFAALAVLAVRLAEVMPAIKSSQFGFLLAAGGVGMALGAVTLGHSGMRLRRHRLSLYGALGMGAALAALSFFTQQLVPTLLLLVLFGACAAIVAIPLQTVIQEETPEEMRGKVFGLQNNAVNIALSLPLALAGVAETLLGLRVVFLGLAAVAIAAGVLTQSVGGSDPATVSQTIK
- a CDS encoding glycosyltransferase family 4 protein, with product MHIAWLGKKSPFCGNVTYGREVTNALLERGHQVSFLHFAQEEFPPESQAEPPEEIQEELQEVSIPCLYKSQIYTIPSPKSSKVLTQALQRLKPDLVHASLTLSPLDFVLPEICEELNLPLVSTFHPPFDRKRRNLTSGTQHLMYQLYAPFLAHYHRVIIFSEIQRELLVRLGVPDNRLAVIPNGVDVEKYSPGPSNIKAELDARRLFVYQGRIATEKNVEALLKAWKQSEMPPGSKLAIVGNGPLAPTLRPFYGEDLGIVWLGFVANEQRRIEILRGADVFILPSLVEGLSLSLLEAMACGVACMATDAGADGEVLEAGAGIVLSTQRVLSQLQTLLPLFGDHPEMTLLLGQKARQRVLDRYTLSRNISRLEDLYRQVLAQHRTQLISSPPSIQRNWYSH
- the secE gene encoding preprotein translocase subunit SecE, giving the protein MAEKSGFNISEFLKGTKEELDKVVWPSRQQLVSESLAVILMVTLSATIIYLFDNFFIWAAGKVF
- the nusG gene encoding transcription termination/antitermination protein NusG yields the protein MLASDESDNLLSVEEEAANTEHYEDESSPRGTPRWYAVQVASGCENRVKMNLEQRIETLDVADRILQIEIPQTPILKPQKGNKPKEAAEKVFPGYVLIRMVMDDEAWQVVKNTPNVINFVGAEQKRRYGRGRGHVKPMPLGHSEVERIFKRAQEQKPVVKIDMAAGDKIVVLSGPFKDFEGEVIEVSPERSKLKALLSIFGRDTPVELEFNQVQKQS